The Nitrosopumilus cobalaminigenes genome contains a region encoding:
- a CDS encoding pyridoxal phosphate-dependent aminotransferase: MRFVVDQQVEDIEMPENLKLNTFLQEFHSDCTDPDCGFGFYGFAFGQSPFPVPRLIQEALIKNVNKGEYAPVPGIPELRNAISKYNKHYFQMDVSPDRIYVGPGTKELIFNLLEILHGTVILPTPAWLGYLPQIRFLKKNYHMLPTRANKKIAPNDLRRLALRLQDRQKILILNNPHNPTGLLYNRLELEEIADVCRELNITVISDEIYAQTTYDFSKFVSMGKIYPEGTFVTNGLSKSHAAGGYRLGYVIFPQHATDLKSQFKKILATEYTAVSTPIQHAAIPGFEISHEMDEYFETTRNIHKIMGEYTYNTLIAINGIKATKPESTFYLLADFNAYAPELQKAKITTSQKLSEAFIVHPYHTALVGGDSLVLERTDFSARIAYVDYNGAKVYESYQKEKPKTHSERTEFVKNNAPKVVAGLGMIEKFFEALKKNAVDELLLLKNSVKIPN; this comes from the coding sequence TTGAGATTTGTAGTTGATCAGCAAGTAGAAGACATTGAGATGCCTGAGAATCTAAAATTAAACACGTTTTTGCAGGAATTTCACTCAGATTGCACTGATCCTGACTGTGGATTTGGCTTCTATGGGTTTGCCTTTGGGCAATCACCGTTCCCTGTGCCTAGACTCATACAGGAAGCATTGATCAAAAATGTAAACAAAGGAGAATATGCTCCTGTACCTGGTATCCCAGAATTAAGAAATGCAATTTCAAAATACAATAAACATTATTTTCAAATGGATGTCTCTCCAGACAGAATCTATGTTGGTCCTGGAACAAAGGAATTAATTTTTAATCTTTTAGAGATATTACATGGAACTGTAATTTTACCAACTCCTGCATGGTTAGGGTATCTTCCACAAATTAGATTTTTAAAGAAAAATTATCATATGTTACCAACCAGAGCAAATAAAAAAATTGCACCAAATGATCTTCGACGTCTTGCCTTAAGATTACAAGATAGACAAAAGATCTTAATCTTGAATAATCCTCATAATCCAACTGGCTTACTATACAATCGTTTAGAATTAGAAGAAATTGCAGATGTTTGTAGAGAACTAAACATTACTGTGATTTCTGATGAAATCTATGCTCAAACTACCTATGATTTTTCAAAATTTGTCAGTATGGGAAAAATTTACCCTGAGGGAACATTTGTAACAAATGGATTATCAAAATCTCATGCAGCTGGTGGATACAGATTAGGATATGTAATCTTTCCACAACATGCAACTGATCTAAAATCTCAATTCAAAAAAATTCTTGCAACTGAATATACTGCGGTATCTACACCAATTCAACATGCTGCAATCCCCGGTTTTGAAATAAGTCATGAAATGGATGAATATTTTGAAACTACTAGAAATATTCACAAGATTATGGGTGAATATACTTACAATACCTTAATTGCAATTAATGGAATCAAAGCAACAAAACCTGAATCTACATTTTATTTACTCGCTGATTTTAATGCATATGCCCCAGAATTACAAAAAGCAAAAATTACAACATCTCAAAAATTATCTGAAGCATTCATTGTTCATCCTTATCATACTGCACTAGTAGGTGGTGATAGTTTGGTATTGGAGAGAACTGATTTTAGTGCAAGAATTGCATATGTAGATTATAATGGTGCCAAAGTCTATGAAAGTTATCAGAAAGAAAAACCAAAAACACATTCTGAAAGAACTGAATTTGTTAAAAATAATGCTCCCAAAGTGGTAGCAGGTCTTGGGATGATTGAAAAATTCTTTGAAGCATTGAAAAAAAACGCAGTGGATGAATTATTACTTCTGAAAAACAGCGTTAAAATCCCTAATTAG
- a CDS encoding SHOCT domain-containing protein codes for MSKIRFGSYSLGIMVLLGLFLNPAYAELSSLEVNKDSFLKNDQIIFSGTVEKDSSGLVTIVIRDLNDKFVLLTQAIINHDNTFEKSLIIKDRFTEHGIYSANGFILNMTKGISTEFSVSLDGIPINNVEVNYEEELEVKDQIIKKIPIEIQEPIQKDTKTNYADFVDSSKEPSHYIERYYSEPTYKSWFDKNYPDLTIEEAVGYTDTIVEIKSSVQEIIDNEIIPEAQASSIVDTRQNVTDNSDIAQISLAIAGLAILFGAVYGVKRQVDSNSRQISLNKDIIMQKIIHPIRGSNPKEILQTRLVKGEITLEEFEILEKKLK; via the coding sequence TTGAGCAAGATTAGGTTTGGGTCTTATTCATTAGGCATAATGGTATTGTTAGGATTATTCTTAAACCCAGCATATGCTGAACTTTCAAGTTTAGAAGTGAATAAGGACTCATTTTTAAAAAATGATCAAATAATATTTTCAGGTACTGTTGAAAAAGATTCATCAGGATTGGTAACAATAGTAATTCGAGATCTTAATGACAAATTTGTTTTACTTACTCAAGCAATAATAAATCATGATAATACTTTTGAAAAAAGTCTAATTATCAAGGATAGATTTACAGAACATGGGATTTATTCTGCAAATGGATTTATTCTCAATATGACAAAAGGAATCTCAACAGAATTTTCTGTTTCATTAGATGGAATTCCAATAAATAATGTTGAAGTAAATTATGAAGAAGAATTGGAAGTAAAAGACCAAATAATTAAAAAAATACCCATAGAAATTCAAGAACCAATACAAAAGGATACTAAAACAAATTATGCAGATTTTGTTGATTCAAGTAAAGAACCATCTCATTACATTGAAAGATATTATTCAGAACCTACTTACAAAAGTTGGTTTGATAAAAATTATCCAGATTTGACAATAGAAGAAGCAGTAGGATATACGGATACAATAGTTGAAATTAAATCATCAGTTCAAGAAATTATAGATAACGAAATTATTCCCGAGGCTCAAGCATCATCAATTGTCGATACAAGACAAAATGTCACGGACAATTCAGACATTGCACAGATTTCATTAGCCATAGCAGGGTTGGCAATATTGTTTGGTGCAGTATACGGAGTAAAAAGACAGGTTGACAGCAATTCAAGACAAATTTCACTCAACAAAGATATCATTATGCAGAAAATAATTCATCCAATTAGAGGCTCAAATCCCAAAGAAATTCTCCAAACAAGACTAGTAAAAGGGGAAATCACATTAGAAGAATTTGAAATCTTGGAAAAAAAACTAAAATGA
- a CDS encoding sensor histidine kinase, translated as MLPIKNTLFIVSGVSSFIIFYMGIVNFLTSVEESTGMILLIFSVFVATGTLLGTVHISTSITKPIQKLAKNMSDFSKSNKLSNENQIKTNVKEIFELNENFVSMGEKVEKTIKVQNEYVQKLKDMDRKKVEFSSMVSHELKTPLVPILGYVQMLQKEELLGKLNEGQKDAVDEIYTSTIKLEKLIGDILTTQKLDLGKLVFNHENINISELLHGLIKEFDPIAIEKEIEITANFNEDVQIFSDRDRINQVFSNLIKNAIDYVSPGTGCVTIGMKNNLNDVEFFVQDNGVGISEDNKKDLFKKFYQVDTSSKRKKGGSGLGLAICKGITEGLGGEIWVESEKNVKTTFFFKIPKKPIKISVKDDSS; from the coding sequence ATGCTTCCAATAAAAAATACATTGTTTATAGTATCAGGAGTTTCTAGTTTCATTATTTTCTATATGGGAATTGTGAACTTTCTAACATCTGTAGAGGAATCAACAGGAATGATATTACTAATATTTTCAGTTTTTGTTGCAACTGGTACTTTATTGGGAACGGTTCATATTTCAACAAGCATTACAAAACCAATTCAAAAATTAGCAAAAAACATGTCAGATTTTTCAAAATCAAACAAATTATCAAATGAAAACCAAATTAAAACAAATGTAAAAGAAATTTTTGAATTAAATGAAAATTTTGTAAGCATGGGTGAAAAAGTTGAAAAAACAATCAAAGTACAAAATGAATATGTGCAGAAATTAAAAGATATGGATAGAAAAAAAGTAGAATTTTCATCAATGGTATCACATGAATTAAAAACACCACTAGTTCCCATCTTAGGATATGTACAAATGTTACAAAAAGAAGAATTGTTAGGAAAATTAAATGAAGGTCAAAAAGATGCAGTAGATGAAATTTACACTTCAACGATTAAACTAGAAAAATTAATCGGAGATATTTTGACTACGCAAAAACTAGATTTGGGTAAATTAGTTTTTAATCATGAAAATATCAATATTTCAGAATTACTACATGGATTAATAAAAGAATTTGATCCAATAGCAATTGAGAAAGAAATTGAAATAACTGCAAATTTTAATGAAGATGTTCAAATTTTCAGTGACAGAGATAGAATTAACCAGGTATTTTCCAATTTGATAAAAAATGCAATAGATTATGTTTCTCCAGGCACAGGATGTGTGACCATAGGAATGAAAAATAATTTAAACGATGTAGAATTTTTTGTCCAAGATAACGGAGTTGGAATTTCAGAGGATAATAAAAAAGATCTTTTCAAGAAATTCTACCAAGTAGACACATCATCAAAGAGAAAAAAAGGAGGAAGTGGACTAGGGTTGGCAATTTGTAAAGGAATTACAGAAGGATTAGGAGGGGAAATTTGGGTTGAAAGTGAAAAAAATGTTAAAACAACATTCTTTTTTAAAATTCCAAAAAAACCTATCAAAATATCTGTAAAAGATGATTCTTCTTAA
- a CDS encoding response regulator: MSKTGKQKEEIKNLDILIIDDNEQITKMLTTFLELKDHKCTIANDGKEGLSIIKENRHDVVLLDLAMPEFDGYSVIKDLEDNNALKDHKIIVFTASTITQDELDELVTRGVTSYILKPIDIDILHSKLIETANL, encoded by the coding sequence TTGAGTAAGACAGGGAAACAAAAAGAAGAGATAAAGAATTTAGATATTTTAATAATTGATGATAATGAACAAATTACAAAAATGTTAACTACATTTTTAGAATTAAAAGATCACAAATGCACCATTGCAAATGATGGGAAAGAAGGACTATCCATTATAAAAGAAAATAGACACGATGTAGTGTTATTGGATTTAGCCATGCCTGAATTTGATGGATATTCGGTGATTAAAGATTTGGAGGACAATAATGCATTAAAAGATCACAAAATTATTGTGTTTACTGCATCTACCATAACACAAGATGAATTAGATGAATTGGTTACAAGAGGAGTTACATCATATATTCTAAAACCAATAGACATCGATATTTTACATTCAAAACTTATTGAAACTGCTAACTTGTAA
- a CDS encoding TrmB family transcriptional regulator, giving the protein MTVTETVEEGLFQTENPIHELNRMLVRYDLTPNQAKVYLFLSKIGVKTASEISKALKIPRTETYHLLSTLQQKGVIFSVFGKPTKFNAVGLEESLEILLNNEKNRINELDAGKESLIKLWNIIPKYGETDDEVQDNKFQSLQGRNSILVKLEQMIKESKENILVLGTEADFKRFYFTEFTELLNKTKSELRILTDHTPDTPHIFESVSPKKVKKIEDKNREDFCFIIKDDSEVIFFISNNKVKDMLAVWTDSQAFVTTLRSLFSLMWKKSHHIDETDAESLLGSEITYEHRLREIEQEKMILSYLQENFKILDTGRGKN; this is encoded by the coding sequence ATGACAGTTACAGAGACAGTAGAAGAGGGATTATTTCAAACTGAAAATCCCATTCATGAACTAAACAGAATGCTTGTCAGGTATGATCTTACTCCAAATCAAGCCAAAGTGTATCTATTTTTGAGTAAAATAGGTGTCAAAACAGCTTCAGAAATATCAAAAGCACTAAAAATCCCAAGAACCGAAACATATCACCTGTTATCGACATTACAACAAAAAGGAGTAATTTTTTCAGTATTTGGAAAACCTACAAAATTCAATGCAGTGGGGTTGGAAGAATCATTAGAAATTTTGCTAAATAACGAAAAAAACAGAATTAATGAACTAGATGCAGGCAAAGAATCACTTATCAAACTTTGGAACATTATCCCAAAATATGGGGAAACAGATGATGAAGTACAGGATAATAAATTCCAATCACTGCAAGGAAGAAATTCTATTCTAGTAAAACTAGAACAAATGATTAAAGAATCTAAAGAAAATATTCTGGTATTAGGCACTGAGGCAGATTTTAAAAGATTTTACTTTACAGAATTTACTGAATTATTAAACAAAACAAAATCAGAACTTAGAATTTTAACAGACCATACACCAGACACACCACATATTTTTGAAAGTGTATCACCAAAAAAAGTTAAAAAAATTGAAGATAAGAATAGAGAAGATTTTTGTTTCATCATAAAAGATGATAGTGAAGTTATTTTCTTTATTAGTAATAACAAAGTAAAAGATATGCTTGCTGTTTGGACAGATTCTCAAGCATTTGTAACTACATTAAGATCATTATTTAGTTTAATGTGGAAAAAATCACACCATATTGACGAAACAGATGCAGAGTCGCTATTAGGTTCAGAAATTACTTATGAACATAGATTAAGAGAAATTGAACAAGAAAAAATGATTCTAAGTTATCTGCAAGAGAATTTCAAAATATTAGATACAGGGAGAGGTAAAAATTGA
- a CDS encoding A24 family peptidase C-terminal domain-containing protein — translation MIEELLDYSTLGIVLATIMLIAGSIIDIWKREIHDYYWVGFGVTGLLLVFMSQDIYSDLLKMGFALIVAPFVILVWRIGLFGGADAFALIALAVIAPMATLSESPVSPFTTLSNAAILFVIPFIINISRNIIAQTRGENIFDGFDESKFKKIVASLMGYKAKNPKFCFAIEKKENGKKRLDLTIHHAENQEFCTTPNTWITPGIPYLLLITGGFIIQLFYGDIILSKFLGM, via the coding sequence ATGATTGAAGAGTTACTGGATTATAGCACATTAGGAATTGTATTGGCAACTATAATGTTGATTGCGGGTTCAATAATTGATATATGGAAAAGAGAAATCCATGATTATTATTGGGTTGGATTTGGAGTAACAGGGTTATTACTTGTATTTATGAGTCAAGACATTTATTCAGATTTACTGAAAATGGGATTTGCGTTAATTGTAGCACCATTTGTAATTTTAGTGTGGAGAATAGGACTGTTTGGTGGTGCAGATGCTTTTGCACTAATTGCATTAGCAGTAATTGCACCAATGGCTACACTTAGTGAATCTCCAGTATCTCCATTTACTACATTATCTAATGCAGCAATATTATTTGTAATTCCATTTATAATTAATATCTCAAGAAACATTATTGCACAAACAAGAGGTGAAAATATTTTTGACGGGTTTGATGAAAGTAAATTCAAAAAAATTGTTGCCTCATTAATGGGATATAAAGCAAAAAATCCAAAGTTTTGTTTTGCAATAGAAAAAAAAGAAAATGGGAAAAAGAGATTAGATCTTACCATTCACCATGCTGAAAATCAAGAATTTTGTACCACCCCCAATACATGGATAACACCTGGAATTCCCTATTTGCTACTAATTACAGGAGGATTTATCATACAATTATTCTACGGAGACATAATTTTGAGCAAATTCCTAGGCATGTGA
- a CDS encoding type II secretion system F family protein encodes MSFIKKHEEADKKKKQNKKIQAELPFFITIVTLLATSGFGPYTIFLKIKDMELLPNVRLESMRILKRIDLLGKDPLIVMTETNERGSNFGDFLNGWVSAIQSGGDVVNYLTTKMNSAFELYESQQSELAKKVETVIETYMTMQVVVLAVYIIITATSTDGVGSTPGPNDIDPLYLVIIMPPAVSALFLVIAHKLNKSKVSELDWKKILMFGIPGIIVAAALNPMSLLPDYNLYILGAALIVSAIWPALKFKNKYQFSLDAQSGATQIMRDVAEARKAGLGPEKCVIRSTKRKDYGLFNPVANGVANKLEWGMTLEDIFGFIKKEVNDFQILINFRVLFEIISAGGGNVNTLNTLAGVAEKMHNIEKEKREKLKPYVMVGFMLIAITGFTTLLVIESITSLGSQLEENEVKRAALELESKSRFELLGIAILVQSWISGLFLGKITTGSYSGGFMYSIFLVGISIGAIVIIQMKIFSVSAIFG; translated from the coding sequence ATGTCTTTCATAAAAAAACACGAAGAGGCAGACAAGAAGAAAAAGCAAAATAAGAAAATTCAGGCAGAATTGCCTTTTTTCATCACAATTGTAACCCTGTTAGCTACAAGTGGATTTGGTCCATATACCATATTTTTAAAAATTAAAGATATGGAACTTTTACCCAATGTGAGATTAGAATCAATGAGGATTTTAAAAAGAATTGATTTGTTAGGAAAAGATCCCCTCATAGTCATGACTGAAACAAATGAAAGAGGATCTAATTTTGGAGATTTTTTGAATGGATGGGTATCCGCAATTCAAAGTGGGGGAGATGTGGTAAATTATCTTACGACAAAAATGAATTCAGCTTTTGAGCTCTATGAATCACAACAATCAGAATTGGCAAAAAAAGTTGAAACTGTAATTGAGACATATATGACAATGCAAGTTGTGGTGTTGGCAGTTTACATCATCATAACAGCAACATCCACTGATGGAGTAGGTTCTACTCCAGGTCCTAATGACATTGATCCATTGTATCTGGTTATCATAATGCCCCCAGCTGTATCTGCATTATTTTTAGTAATAGCTCACAAGCTAAACAAATCAAAAGTTAGTGAATTAGATTGGAAAAAAATTCTAATGTTTGGAATTCCAGGAATTATTGTTGCTGCTGCATTAAATCCAATGAGCTTGTTGCCGGATTATAATTTGTATATTCTAGGAGCAGCTTTAATTGTGTCAGCAATTTGGCCAGCGTTAAAATTTAAAAATAAATATCAATTTTCACTAGATGCACAATCAGGAGCAACTCAAATTATGAGAGATGTAGCTGAAGCAAGAAAAGCAGGATTAGGTCCAGAAAAATGTGTAATTCGATCCACCAAAAGAAAAGATTACGGATTATTTAATCCAGTAGCAAACGGAGTTGCAAATAAATTAGAATGGGGGATGACTTTGGAAGATATTTTTGGATTTATTAAAAAAGAAGTTAATGATTTCCAGATATTAATTAACTTTAGAGTTTTATTTGAAATAATTTCAGCAGGAGGAGGAAATGTAAATACCTTGAATACACTTGCAGGAGTTGCAGAAAAAATGCATAATATTGAAAAAGAGAAACGAGAAAAATTAAAACCATATGTAATGGTAGGTTTCATGCTTATTGCAATTACGGGATTTACCACCTTGTTAGTAATTGAATCAATAACAAGTTTAGGATCTCAATTAGAAGAAAATGAAGTAAAAAGAGCAGCGTTAGAATTAGAATCAAAATCAAGATTTGAATTATTAGGAATCGCAATTTTAGTCCAATCATGGATATCAGGATTATTTTTAGGTAAAATTACCACAGGTTCGTATTCGGGTGGTTTTATGTATTCAATATTTTTAGTAGGCATATCCATAGGGGCAATAGTGATTATTCAAATGAAAATATTCAGTGTTTCCGCTATTTTTGGATAA